In Calonectris borealis chromosome Z, bCalBor7.hap1.2, whole genome shotgun sequence, a single genomic region encodes these proteins:
- the MRPL17 gene encoding large ribosomal subunit protein bL17m — protein sequence MRLSVAAAISHGRVHRRLGLGPRSRLDLLRNLVTALVRHERIEAPWARADEMRGYAERLIEYAKLGDTNEHAMRMANFWLTEKDLIHKLFKVLAPRFQPHPGSYTRLLQIPNRDGLDRAKMAVIELKGNPFPPLIRQRRDSEKTLLNQLLKGYREDAQQAAASQAPEGTPV from the exons ATGCGGCTGTCGGTGGCGGCCGCCATCTCGCACGGGCGCGTGCACCGGCGGTTGGGGCTGGGCCCGCGCTCGCGCCTCGACCTGCTGCGCAACCTGGTGACGGCGCTGGTGCGGCATGAGCGCATCGAGGCGCCCTGGGCGCGCGCCGACGAGATGCGGGGCTACGCGGAGCGG CTCATCGAGTACGCCAAGCTGGGGGACACCAACGAGCACGCCATGCGCATGGCGAACTTCTGGCTGACG GAGAAGGACCTCATCCACAAGCTATTCAAGGTGCTGGCACCCCGGTTCCAGCCTCACCCTGGCAGCTACACCCGCCTGCTGCAGATCCCCAACCGGGATGGCCTTGACCGCGCCAAGATGGCGGTCATCGAGCTCAAGGGGAACCCCTTCCCACCGCTCATACGCCAGCGCCGCGACAGCGAGAAGACACTGCTCAACCAGCTCCTGAAGGGTTACCGGGAGGATGCGCAGCAGGCGGCAGCTTCACAGGCCCCCGAGGGCACCCCTGTCTAG
- the ARHGEF39 gene encoding rho guanine nucleotide exchange factor 39 translates to MSDSSLLFMAGANTVEEQRARWERKRSRTAKELLETEYEYLEQLDLVVTFFVTILKAKGTLKPAVLETIFGPLESIYSASHVLSLHLERGNLGPGLENFCQNLELYGHYAENLELANKTLKEQLRKNKSFRRFKKLQETRPQFQGRKLEDLLPLPQQRLHQYKHFLRDLLENTSPDSAEYQKLAKAVKSVSEVSRWVQDIIRKRENSLQLLRVQKLLKGQKTQVLTPGRWYIREGWLLVVPSKGEELKRRMFFLFSDILIATKPCHPLHLLSSNKLACQAVYPLHQCVVDKVFGHTQSQGGLLSLSFPHKTLLLMSSDQQDINDWYRSLTAAVRQLKA, encoded by the exons ATGAGTGACTCGTCCCTGCTGTTTATGGCTGGAGCAAACACTGTGGAAGAGCAGAGGGCTCGCTGGGAGAGAAAGCGCAGCCGGACAGCCAAGGAGCTGCTGGAAACCGAATACGAATACCTTGAGCAGCTGGATTTGGTGGTCACA tTCTTTGTGACAATTTTAAAGGCCAAAGGGACGCTGAAACCCGCTGTGTTGGAAACCATATTTGGACCCCTGGAATCCATATATTCGGCCAGCCA TGTTCTGTCACTTCACCTGGAGAGAGGGAATTTGGGACCAGGATTGGAAAATTTCTGTCAGAATCTGGAGCTTTATGGCCACTACGCTGAGAATTTGGAGCTGGCAAATAAAACCTTGAAG GAGCAATTGAGGAAAAATAAGTCATTCCGACGATTTAAGAAACTCCAGGAGACTCGACCTCAGTTTCAAGGGAGGAAGCTAGAGGATCTGCTTCCTTTGCCCCAGCAGAGGTTGCACCA GTACAAGCATTTCCTCAGAGACCTGCTGGAGAACACCAGCCCAGACAGTGCTGAGTACCAGAAACTTGCAA AGGCTGTGAAATCCGTTTCTGAGGTATCTCGGTGGGTCCAAGACATCATTCGTAAGAGAGAGAACTCATTGCAGCTACTTCGTGTTCAGAAACTGCTCAAAGGACAGAAGACCCAGGTGTTGACTCCAG GGCGCTGGTATATCCGGGAAGGCTGGCTCTTGGTGGTGCCTTCAAAGGGAGAAGAACTGAAGCGCAggatgttcttccttttttctgataTCCTCATTGCAACAAAGCCCTGCCACCCACTGCACCTGCTGAGCTCGAACAAATTGGCATGCCAGGCTGTCTACCCGCTTCACCAGTGCGTAGTGGATAAAGTCTTCGGCCACACGCAGAGCCAGGGAGGGCTCCTCAGT ctttcttttccacACAAGACACTGTTGTTGATGTCCAGCGACCAACAAGATATTAATGACTGGTATCGGAGTCTCACAGCTGCAGTCAG GCAGCTGAAAGCCTGA